A genomic segment from Flavobacterium sp. 9R encodes:
- a CDS encoding DEAD/DEAH box helicase: protein MEPENYFQFCFDVSFEARLNYYIPTAYVVGHTDTITYLEKKASPEVLQSMGITLENLNTATQKIVSICEVLQPEALFKKYRTKSKSAKNIEDLLKDEKLKFGIEQFIKISLAQFYSLVKENDFPLSLNLGKEKDFRISRIATQNPALATELHFDKHDNGISYTLLLKDETTSFYPSNTKVTLLLDEPGWLVAYHKLYQLKDINSKKITPFLTKKVVEIPSKLVPDYFEKFIKDIAKKVDISASGFKVVTRSAIVSCNLQLVYDFFKNSYYIGLLFDYDGFVFDATKPKNTHSEIDLKDLNNIQLMQFKRTDAELTYNEALLDLGLSKNENNLFWLNQNTSNQDAFGTIQWAIENKEKLASLGFSLENLKIDGKKIDSNTVTIAFSNTIQNDWFDIKMTVVCDDFEFNFSELIPNIKNKNRLFSLPNGNYFLIPSEWMTRYSAMAKLAKIKNGNLAVLKSNFAVFEDIPQLKQALHVKESVQYQPSPLVKATLRPYQIEGVQWLLEHYNNGLGACLADDMGLGKTLQTLSTLVAVQEKLEFEKAENTQLDLFGNEIPVAKEYLKALIVLPSSLVFNWYNEARKFTPHFRRIQYVGQDRKLLSKKLAKYDLIFTSYAVVARDLSILEKYQFHYLILDESQYIKNKNSKIFKAINQLQTTHKISLSGTPIENSLDDLWSQMQFINPNILGSYAFFTEHYKFPIEKKQDENSLAELKTLVSPFILRRTKEQVLKDLPELSEQVFYCEMEPEQEKLYEEEKSKARNALLKTDGYGIDKINIINTLMRLRQLSNHPKMVDAKSEMDSGKYMAVTRYLETLVQSNQKTIVFSSFVSNLEFYKKWSLENKIDFCELTGATPQKERAYQVQIFQEQERSKLFFISLKAGGVGLNITKASYVLFLDPWWNPFAEKQGIGRAHRIGQLNKVNVIRFITKNTVEEKIIRLQENKKLLSDALLDEQHISPELEENLDFILT from the coding sequence TTGGAACCCGAAAATTATTTCCAGTTTTGCTTTGATGTTAGTTTCGAAGCGAGACTCAATTACTATATTCCCACTGCCTATGTAGTTGGGCATACGGATACCATTACCTATTTAGAAAAAAAAGCTAGTCCTGAAGTCCTTCAAAGTATGGGGATAACGCTTGAGAACTTAAATACTGCTACACAAAAAATAGTGTCGATTTGTGAAGTACTCCAACCTGAAGCCCTGTTTAAGAAATACCGAACTAAAAGCAAATCGGCCAAAAATATTGAAGATTTACTTAAAGATGAAAAGTTAAAATTCGGCATTGAGCAGTTTATAAAAATAAGCTTAGCGCAATTTTATTCTTTAGTAAAAGAGAACGATTTCCCGCTCTCATTAAACTTGGGAAAAGAAAAAGATTTTCGCATCAGCCGTATCGCTACTCAAAATCCAGCCTTAGCGACCGAACTGCATTTTGACAAACACGACAACGGAATTTCGTACACCCTTTTGCTAAAAGACGAGACTACCTCATTTTATCCCTCCAATACCAAGGTCACCTTGCTTTTGGATGAACCGGGATGGTTGGTTGCCTATCATAAATTGTATCAACTAAAAGACATTAATTCGAAAAAAATCACCCCTTTTTTGACCAAAAAAGTGGTGGAAATCCCCTCGAAATTAGTGCCTGATTATTTTGAAAAATTCATCAAAGACATTGCCAAAAAAGTAGACATATCGGCCAGTGGATTTAAAGTGGTTACCCGAAGCGCCATAGTTTCTTGTAACCTTCAATTGGTGTATGACTTTTTCAAAAACAGCTATTATATTGGGCTTTTATTTGATTACGATGGCTTTGTATTTGATGCCACTAAACCCAAAAACACCCATTCAGAAATTGACCTAAAGGATTTGAACAACATCCAATTGATGCAATTCAAACGAACGGATGCCGAACTCACCTATAATGAGGCGTTATTGGATTTGGGACTAAGTAAAAACGAGAATAATCTGTTTTGGTTGAACCAAAACACATCAAATCAAGACGCTTTCGGAACCATTCAATGGGCAATCGAAAATAAAGAGAAACTAGCATCCTTAGGTTTTTCTTTAGAAAATTTAAAAATAGACGGGAAGAAAATCGATAGCAATACCGTAACGATTGCTTTCTCCAACACCATTCAAAACGACTGGTTTGACATCAAAATGACTGTGGTTTGTGATGATTTTGAATTTAATTTCAGCGAGTTAATTCCGAATATAAAAAACAAAAATCGTCTGTTTTCCTTGCCTAACGGAAATTACTTTTTGATTCCATCAGAATGGATGACGCGCTACAGTGCGATGGCAAAATTGGCTAAAATCAAAAATGGAAATCTTGCGGTTCTCAAAAGTAATTTTGCTGTTTTTGAAGACATTCCGCAGTTGAAACAGGCCTTGCACGTGAAGGAATCTGTTCAATACCAACCTTCGCCTTTGGTTAAAGCCACCTTGCGACCGTATCAAATAGAAGGTGTGCAATGGCTCTTGGAACATTACAACAACGGTTTAGGCGCTTGCTTGGCCGATGATATGGGATTGGGAAAAACATTGCAAACCTTATCCACGCTGGTTGCCGTACAAGAAAAACTAGAATTTGAAAAAGCCGAAAATACCCAACTCGATTTGTTTGGCAACGAAATCCCCGTAGCCAAAGAATACTTAAAAGCCTTAATTGTGCTTCCCTCCTCTTTGGTGTTCAACTGGTATAACGAAGCTAGAAAATTTACGCCTCACTTTCGAAGAATTCAATATGTAGGACAAGACCGAAAACTATTGTCTAAAAAATTAGCAAAGTACGACTTGATTTTCACCAGTTATGCGGTGGTAGCGAGAGACCTTTCGATTTTAGAAAAATACCAATTTCATTATTTGATTTTGGATGAAAGCCAATACATCAAAAACAAAAATTCGAAAATCTTTAAAGCCATTAATCAACTGCAAACCACTCATAAAATCTCGTTGAGCGGCACGCCGATTGAAAATTCTTTAGACGATTTGTGGTCGCAAATGCAATTTATCAATCCGAATATTTTGGGGAGTTATGCTTTTTTTACTGAGCATTACAAATTCCCGATTGAGAAAAAACAAGACGAAAACAGTCTCGCAGAACTCAAAACCTTAGTCAGTCCTTTTATTTTAAGACGTACCAAAGAGCAAGTTTTAAAAGACTTACCAGAACTCTCCGAGCAAGTCTTCTATTGCGAGATGGAACCCGAACAAGAGAAATTATACGAAGAAGAAAAGTCGAAAGCGAGAAACGCACTTTTAAAAACCGATGGTTATGGCATTGACAAAATCAATATTATCAATACGTTGATGCGTTTGAGACAATTGAGCAATCACCCAAAAATGGTCGATGCCAAGTCCGAAATGGATTCTGGAAAATATATGGCGGTGACGCGTTATTTGGAAACCTTGGTGCAGTCCAATCAAAAAACGATAGTATTCAGTTCGTTTGTATCGAATTTGGAATTTTATAAAAAATGGAGCCTCGAGAACAAGATTGATTTTTGCGAACTCACTGGCGCTACCCCACAAAAAGAGCGCGCCTATCAAGTCCAGATATTCCAAGAGCAAGAGCGCTCAAAATTGTTTTTTATTTCCTTAAAAGCGGGTGGCGTGGGACTCAATATTACCAAAGCGTCTTATGTTTTGTTTTTGGACCCTTGGTGGAATCCTTTTGCCGAAAAGCAAGGTATTGGTCGTGCCCATCGTATTGGACAGCTGAACAAAGTGAATGTAATTCGATTCATCACTAAAAATACGGTGGAGGAAAAAATCATTCGTTTGCAGGAAAACAAAAAACTGCTTTCGGATGCGTTGCTTGATGAACAGCACATCAGCCCAGAACTTGAAGAAAATTTAGATTTTATTTTAACCTAA
- a CDS encoding HlyD family secretion protein, with translation MLNISEGNKTSLESLQRYKTVKNLSNRPHYKILNRIIWTVSILAVIALFLPWTQNISGSGAVTTLKPNQRPQSIQSVISGRIEKWYVQEGDYVEKGDTIMFISEIKEDYMDPNLVANTKNQVNAKKQALQSYGSKVTTLSSQIQNIENERKLKLEQAQNKIKQGLLKIKSDSTDLEAVKTQLKIANTQFNRALQLNKEGLKPLTDVEEKRLKQQEVEAKIITQENKLLTSKNEFINAKVELGRINAEYGEKVSKAQSDQFTALSNQFDTEAQVNKLENQYANYSIRNGMYYIKAVQSGYINRAIQAGIGETIKEGTPIVTIMPAKYDIAVETFVNPVDLPLIKKGEKIRVWFDGWPTIVFSGWPDMSYGTFGGQIVAIENFISENGKFRVLIAPDPNESPWPKQLRVGSGAETIALLNTVPVWFEIWRTLNGFPPDYYKTTKNDKQPINAKK, from the coding sequence ATGTTGAATATTTCAGAAGGCAACAAAACCAGCTTAGAATCCTTACAACGCTATAAAACCGTTAAGAATTTAAGTAACAGACCGCATTATAAAATATTAAACCGAATCATTTGGACAGTTTCGATTTTGGCGGTTATCGCACTATTTTTACCTTGGACACAAAACATTTCGGGCTCTGGAGCCGTAACTACATTAAAACCCAACCAAAGACCACAATCTATTCAGAGTGTGATTTCTGGACGAATTGAGAAATGGTATGTACAAGAAGGAGATTATGTAGAGAAAGGTGACACTATTATGTTCATTTCAGAGATTAAAGAAGATTATATGGACCCGAATTTGGTAGCCAATACCAAAAATCAAGTCAATGCCAAGAAACAGGCTTTGCAATCTTATGGTTCAAAAGTAACCACACTTTCTTCTCAAATACAAAACATAGAAAACGAAAGAAAACTCAAATTAGAACAAGCCCAAAACAAAATCAAACAAGGTTTGTTGAAAATAAAAAGCGATTCGACAGATTTAGAAGCGGTAAAAACCCAACTCAAAATCGCCAACACACAATTTAATCGTGCATTACAATTAAACAAAGAAGGTTTAAAACCCCTAACTGACGTGGAGGAAAAAAGGCTAAAACAACAAGAAGTTGAGGCTAAAATCATTACCCAAGAAAACAAACTTTTGACCAGTAAAAATGAGTTTATAAATGCAAAGGTTGAATTAGGAAGAATTAATGCAGAATATGGCGAAAAGGTTTCTAAGGCACAAAGCGACCAATTTACCGCATTGAGCAATCAGTTTGACACTGAGGCGCAAGTAAACAAATTAGAAAACCAATATGCCAATTACAGCATCCGAAACGGAATGTATTACATCAAAGCGGTGCAAAGTGGTTACATCAACCGTGCGATTCAAGCGGGAATTGGAGAAACCATCAAAGAAGGAACACCAATTGTTACCATTATGCCTGCAAAATATGACATTGCGGTTGAAACTTTTGTAAATCCTGTTGATTTGCCTTTAATCAAAAAAGGAGAAAAAATCAGAGTTTGGTTTGATGGATGGCCAACTATTGTCTTCTCTGGATGGCCTGATATGTCTTATGGAACGTTTGGAGGTCAAATTGTTGCCATCGAAAATTTCATTAGTGAAAACGGAAAATTCAGAGTATTGATTGCTCCTGACCCCAACGAATCTCCTTGGCCTAAACAACTGAGAGTGGGCTCTGGCGCTGAGACTATTGCGTTGTTAAACACCGTTCCTGTTTGGTTTGAAATCTGGAGAACCTTAAACGGATTCCCTCCTGATTACTATAAGACAACAAAAAATGACAAACAACCCATTAACGCAAAAAAATAA
- a CDS encoding peptidase domain-containing ABC transporter, with amino-acid sequence MTPLQRYFKLLLLDKKDVYQIIFYAIFAGLVSLSLPLGIQAIINFIQSGRVTVSWVVLVIFVVIGVALVGILSLMQLRITENLQQKIFVRSSFEFAARLPRIKFEELYDSYPPELANRFFDTMTIQKGTSKLLIDFSAALLQILFGIILLSFYHPYFIMLGFLLLVLLYLIFKYSYFIGLENSLKVSKYKYKVAGWLQEMARNNYSFRKERNYDFALQKNDKFASEYLNYRESLFNVLKRQFSHLIVFKIIITASLLSIGGYLVISQEMNIGQFVAAEIIILLVINSVEKIILGLETLYDVLTAVEKIGLVTDLTMEEDTNYEANKCFHAITLTTESLSIQFPGSAKKILDNINLKINQGERVFIEGKNGSGKTTLIRILSGLLQSSEGAFYINDDTFRKINLKQYRSQIGNIIHSETPFEGTILDNIIFNNPDCSDEDLKWALDGVQLTPYIKSLPKGLETQIFPEGQQLSSSNAQKILLARSIINKPKVLFYEDPTDAMDEKVANEIIDFITSDINKWTIIVSSKNPYWKTKCNRFLTMEKGQIISDIKK; translated from the coding sequence ATGACACCATTACAACGCTATTTCAAATTATTGTTACTAGACAAAAAAGATGTCTATCAAATTATATTTTACGCCATTTTTGCTGGTTTGGTGAGTTTATCACTTCCTTTAGGCATACAAGCTATTATCAATTTTATTCAATCAGGGCGCGTTACGGTTTCTTGGGTTGTTTTGGTAATTTTTGTGGTTATCGGAGTGGCTTTAGTTGGAATTTTATCATTAATGCAACTTCGAATCACCGAAAATTTACAGCAAAAAATCTTTGTTCGTTCTTCTTTTGAATTTGCTGCACGTTTACCTAGAATCAAATTTGAAGAATTATACGATTCTTATCCTCCTGAATTAGCCAATCGTTTCTTTGATACAATGACTATTCAAAAAGGGACTTCAAAATTATTGATTGATTTTTCGGCTGCCTTACTACAAATTTTATTTGGTATCATCTTGCTGTCATTCTATCATCCTTACTTTATTATGCTGGGCTTTTTATTGCTGGTATTACTGTATTTAATCTTTAAATATTCGTATTTCATAGGATTAGAAAACAGTTTAAAAGTTTCTAAATACAAGTATAAAGTAGCGGGCTGGTTGCAAGAAATGGCGCGCAATAATTATAGTTTTAGAAAAGAACGCAACTATGATTTTGCCTTGCAAAAAAATGACAAATTCGCCAGTGAATACCTCAATTACAGAGAATCCCTTTTTAATGTTTTAAAAAGACAATTCAGTCATTTGATTGTTTTTAAAATCATTATCACCGCTAGTTTACTTTCAATTGGAGGGTATTTGGTAATTTCTCAGGAAATGAATATTGGTCAGTTTGTGGCTGCCGAAATCATTATTTTATTAGTAATCAATTCTGTAGAAAAAATCATTCTAGGATTAGAAACGCTTTATGATGTATTGACTGCTGTTGAAAAAATAGGACTAGTAACAGACTTGACAATGGAGGAAGACACCAACTATGAAGCCAACAAATGTTTTCACGCCATAACACTTACTACAGAAAGTTTAAGCATTCAATTTCCTGGTTCTGCTAAGAAAATTTTAGACAATATCAATCTAAAAATAAACCAAGGAGAACGCGTTTTTATAGAAGGAAAAAATGGCTCTGGAAAAACGACGCTGATTCGCATTCTGTCTGGTTTGCTGCAATCTTCAGAAGGTGCTTTCTATATTAATGACGATACGTTCAGAAAAATTAATCTTAAGCAATACCGCTCTCAAATTGGCAATATTATTCATAGTGAAACTCCTTTTGAAGGGACTATCTTGGATAACATTATCTTCAACAACCCAGATTGTTCCGATGAAGATTTGAAATGGGCTTTGGATGGAGTACAACTTACCCCTTACATCAAATCATTACCAAAAGGACTAGAAACACAGATTTTCCCTGAAGGACAACAACTATCATCATCGAATGCACAAAAGATTCTGTTAGCAAGAAGTATTATTAACAAACCAAAAGTGCTGTTTTATGAAGACCCAACGGATGCTATGGATGAAAAAGTAGCCAATGAAATCATTGATTTCATTACATCAGATATAAATAAATGGACGATAATAGTTTCATCTAAAAATCCGTATTGGAAGACAAAATGCAACAGATTCCTCACTATGGAAAAAGGTCAAATCATTTCAGATATAAAAAAATAA
- a CDS encoding class I SAM-dependent methyltransferase, with protein sequence MKRLFKTVLNTIPRPLLIRLSYVARPIIAFTLKGDKFTDPIDGKSFKSMLPYGYETQRNNVLSPSTLSLERHRLLWLYLNEQTDFFKSELDSDSLVTNTKRIKLRDAETNSALKVLHFAPEQAFYKLFRKQKNLDYTTTDLFSPLADVKADICNLPFEDNQYDVILCNHVLEHIPDDTKAMQELYRVLKPGGMAILQIPQDLNRDVTFADDSITDQKERAKIFGQYDHVRIYGRDYFDKLRSIGFTVIEEDYTRKIAPELVEKYCLAKGEIIPVCFK encoded by the coding sequence ATGAAAAGACTTTTCAAAACCGTACTCAATACCATTCCGCGTCCCTTATTAATTCGTTTGAGTTATGTGGCGCGACCAATCATTGCTTTTACCTTAAAAGGTGACAAATTTACGGACCCAATTGATGGCAAAAGCTTTAAATCGATGTTGCCTTACGGATACGAAACGCAACGCAACAACGTGCTTTCTCCAAGTACGCTTTCGCTAGAAAGACACCGCTTGTTGTGGTTGTACCTCAACGAGCAAACGGACTTTTTTAAATCTGAACTTGATTCAGATTCTTTAGTTACAAACACTAAAAGAATTAAATTGAGAGATGCTGAAACAAATTCAGCATTAAAAGTCTTGCATTTTGCTCCTGAACAAGCTTTTTATAAATTGTTTCGCAAACAAAAAAACTTGGACTACACTACTACCGATTTGTTTTCGCCATTGGCAGATGTAAAAGCAGACATTTGTAATTTGCCTTTTGAAGACAATCAGTACGATGTGATTTTGTGCAACCACGTTTTGGAGCACATCCCAGACGATACCAAAGCGATGCAGGAATTGTACCGCGTGTTGAAACCTGGCGGAATGGCCATTTTACAGATTCCGCAGGACTTAAATCGTGACGTGACGTTTGCCGATGACTCAATTACCGACCAAAAAGAACGCGCGAAAATATTTGGACAATACGACCACGTGCGCATTTACGGCCGTGATTATTTTGACAAATTAAGAAGCATTGGTTTTACCGTAATCGAAGAGGATTATACCCGCAAAATTGCACCTGAATTGGTAGAAAAATACTGTTTGGCCAAAGGCGAAATAATCCCGGTTTGTTTTAAATAA
- a CDS encoding TolC family protein has product MKQFLIVFLLYGTFLQAQNTTAVSPNNEFSYNEFLGYVKKYHPLVKNADLEITRAQANLMMARGGFDPKIEVDFDKKQFKDKEYYSILNSSFKIPTWYGIEVKAGFDNNEGIYLNPQNTVPNQGLTSFGISVPLGQGLLINQRMADVRKAKMQVQLSQAERKLEAIAVLYDASIAYFNWKRNYDEVQLYKVYQKNAQIRFKGIESLIQQGDKPAIDSVEAGIIVKNRTLSLEDSELKLAKAKLELSNYLWLDNSIPLELSDALIPESKLATTIQETLRTNDLQNQDFSITNHPKINALERKIDMLNVDRKLKANALLPKIDLSYSYLSEPSYIDNYQFNDYKIGVNFAFPLFLRKERGGLKLAQFKVQETQYALSLERVQLTNKITAQKTEITSLTKQRSLIEGLVKNNETMLQSEERLFSFGESSLFLINTRENNLVSAQLASIALENRFLISNSELFKIMANPD; this is encoded by the coding sequence ATGAAACAGTTCCTGATTGTTTTCTTACTATACGGTACTTTTTTACAAGCACAAAACACTACTGCTGTTAGCCCAAATAACGAATTCAGCTATAATGAGTTTTTGGGCTATGTAAAAAAATACCATCCTTTAGTAAAAAATGCCGATTTAGAAATCACGCGTGCACAAGCCAATTTGATGATGGCCAGAGGTGGATTTGACCCAAAGATAGAAGTCGATTTTGACAAAAAGCAGTTCAAGGATAAAGAGTATTACTCTATTTTGAATAGCAGTTTTAAAATTCCTACTTGGTATGGAATAGAGGTTAAAGCGGGTTTTGATAACAACGAAGGAATTTACTTGAACCCTCAAAATACGGTTCCAAATCAAGGGTTAACCTCTTTCGGGATTAGTGTGCCGTTGGGTCAAGGTCTTTTGATTAACCAACGAATGGCAGATGTTCGCAAGGCTAAAATGCAAGTACAATTGAGTCAAGCCGAAAGAAAACTTGAAGCCATTGCGGTTTTGTATGATGCCTCGATTGCTTACTTCAATTGGAAAAGAAACTATGATGAAGTTCAGTTATACAAAGTCTATCAAAAAAATGCTCAAATACGTTTTAAAGGTATCGAAAGCTTAATCCAACAAGGAGACAAACCTGCAATTGATAGCGTGGAAGCTGGAATTATTGTAAAAAACAGAACGCTAAGTTTGGAGGATTCTGAATTGAAATTAGCCAAAGCCAAATTGGAGCTTTCCAACTATTTGTGGTTGGACAACAGTATTCCGCTAGAACTTTCGGATGCGTTGATTCCAGAAAGTAAATTGGCCACTACGATTCAGGAAACCTTACGCACGAATGATTTACAAAATCAAGATTTTTCGATAACAAACCATCCAAAAATCAATGCGTTGGAACGCAAAATAGATATGCTCAATGTAGACCGAAAACTCAAAGCGAATGCCTTATTACCTAAAATCGATTTGAGTTATTCGTATTTATCGGAACCCAGTTATATCGACAATTATCAATTTAATGATTATAAGATTGGAGTGAATTTTGCCTTTCCTTTATTTTTAAGAAAAGAACGAGGAGGCTTGAAATTGGCACAATTTAAAGTACAAGAAACGCAATATGCTTTGAGCTTAGAAAGAGTACAATTGACCAACAAAATTACGGCTCAAAAAACAGAAATCACTTCGCTTACTAAACAACGCAGTTTGATTGAGGGCTTGGTTAAAAATAATGAAACAATGCTGCAATCTGAGGAACGATTGTTCTCGTTTGGAGAAAGTTCTTTGTTCTTGATTAACACCCGTGAGAACAATTTGGTTTCGGCTCAACTGGCGTCGATTGCTTTGGAAAATCGGTTTTTGATTTCGAACTCGGAGTTGTTTAAGATTATGGCAAATCCTGATTGA
- a CDS encoding TetR/AcrR family transcriptional regulator, translating to MDSILNNLKIQVNSKIYVKDPETSTLGKKIIEHSILLINEIGFEEFTFKKLGELIGSNESSIYRYFENKHKLLVYLSSWYWSWMEYRLVFSTNNITNPLEKLVKAIQIVTEKVEDDQATTHINESILNKIIIQEFTKTLHTKDVDEENRDGFFLIYKRVINRIVQMVHEVNPEYPFAKSLISSIMEGASHQHFLMNHLKTITNCNDEVSPSDFYTHLITTLLKQK from the coding sequence ATGGATAGTATTTTAAACAACCTAAAAATCCAAGTAAACAGCAAAATCTATGTAAAAGACCCTGAAACTTCTACTTTGGGAAAAAAAATCATTGAGCATAGCATTTTATTAATCAACGAAATTGGTTTTGAAGAGTTTACCTTCAAAAAACTGGGCGAGTTAATTGGTTCAAACGAAAGTTCTATTTACCGCTATTTCGAGAACAAACACAAATTATTAGTATATTTATCTTCCTGGTATTGGAGTTGGATGGAGTACCGGTTGGTCTTTTCGACCAATAACATTACCAACCCTCTTGAAAAGCTAGTTAAAGCCATACAAATTGTAACTGAAAAAGTTGAAGACGACCAAGCAACAACTCACATCAATGAGAGCATTTTAAACAAAATCATTATCCAAGAGTTTACAAAAACCCTGCATACAAAGGATGTAGATGAAGAAAACAGAGATGGTTTCTTTTTGATTTATAAGCGAGTGATTAATAGAATTGTACAAATGGTTCACGAAGTCAATCCTGAATATCCTTTTGCCAAAAGCTTGATTTCATCGATTATGGAAGGAGCTTCACATCAACATTTTTTAATGAATCATCTAAAAACCATCACCAATTGTAACGATGAGGTCAGCCCATCTGATTTTTATACGCATTTAATAACGACTCTTTTAAAACAAAAATAA
- the map gene encoding type I methionyl aminopeptidase: MIIVKSREEIELMRESALIVSKTLGMIASEIKEGVTTLYLDKLAEAFIRDHGAVPSFLGLYGFPNSLCMSPNSQVVHGIPNNKPLESGDVISVDCGAFKNGFHGDHAYSFEIGEVAPETKKLLQVTKESLYVGIREFKLGNRVEDVGNAIQKYTEAHGYGVVRELVGHGLGQKMHEDPEMPNYGKRGRGKLFVEGMVVAIEPMINMGTKNIKQHKDGWTITTADGKPSAHFEHDVAIIDGKPEILSTFKYIYKALGIESDEEEEFRKMPLVV, from the coding sequence ATGATTATTGTAAAATCAAGAGAAGAAATTGAATTGATGCGCGAAAGTGCTTTGATTGTTTCCAAAACTTTAGGAATGATTGCCTCCGAAATCAAAGAAGGAGTGACTACTTTATATTTAGACAAATTGGCCGAAGCATTTATTCGCGATCACGGTGCAGTACCGAGTTTCTTGGGATTGTACGGTTTTCCGAATTCATTGTGTATGAGCCCAAACTCTCAGGTCGTACACGGTATCCCGAACAACAAACCGCTAGAGAGTGGGGATGTGATTTCGGTGGATTGTGGGGCTTTCAAAAATGGATTTCACGGTGATCACGCGTACTCTTTTGAGATTGGCGAAGTGGCACCTGAAACGAAAAAATTATTACAGGTTACGAAGGAATCGTTGTATGTTGGAATTCGCGAATTCAAATTAGGAAATCGCGTGGAAGACGTAGGAAATGCGATTCAAAAATATACTGAAGCCCACGGTTATGGTGTGGTTCGTGAATTAGTAGGTCACGGTTTAGGACAAAAAATGCACGAAGACCCAGAAATGCCAAACTACGGCAAAAGAGGTCGAGGTAAACTTTTTGTTGAAGGGATGGTTGTAGCCATCGAACCGATGATTAATATGGGAACCAAAAACATCAAACAACACAAAGACGGCTGGACCATCACTACTGCCGATGGAAAACCAAGTGCTCACTTTGAACACGATGTAGCCATCATTGACGGAAAACCGGAAATTTTATCGACTTTCAAATACATTTACAAAGCACTTGGCATTGAAAGCGATGAAGAAGAAGAGTTTAGAAAAATGCCTTTGGTGGTTTAA
- a CDS encoding DUF2490 domain-containing protein, with protein sequence MKNKLFLLFLAISQLTFAQSTRITDNNSIGWLNYMGTFKLDSKISLHTEFQWRRDEWIKDKQQNLLRLGINYQIDPKVQLRVGYALAETYPYGDIPINGFGKDFTEHRMYEMVTLTDKIKMVELSHRFMLEQRWVGRYSTANLTKEDDYLFSNRFRYMFRAQVPLKGETIGNQTPYLAIYDEILIGFGNNVNENIFDQNRFGLLLGYKFNNTFRLEAGYINQILQLGREVNGRNVIQHNNGFIINTIFNFDLQNKSKIISKS encoded by the coding sequence ATGAAAAATAAATTATTCCTGCTTTTTTTAGCCATAAGCCAGCTAACTTTTGCTCAAAGTACTCGAATTACAGATAACAATTCGATTGGATGGCTAAACTATATGGGAACTTTCAAACTAGATTCAAAAATAAGTCTTCACACAGAATTCCAATGGCGAAGAGACGAATGGATTAAAGACAAACAACAAAACTTGCTTCGTCTTGGTATTAATTATCAAATAGACCCCAAAGTACAATTGCGCGTTGGCTATGCATTAGCAGAAACCTATCCGTATGGCGATATTCCAATCAACGGATTTGGGAAAGATTTTACGGAACACCGAATGTATGAAATGGTAACACTTACCGACAAAATAAAAATGGTAGAACTGTCACATCGCTTTATGCTAGAACAGCGTTGGGTAGGAAGATATTCTACTGCCAATCTTACCAAAGAAGACGATTACTTATTCTCAAACCGCTTCCGTTATATGTTCCGAGCACAAGTTCCATTAAAAGGAGAAACCATTGGTAATCAAACGCCTTATCTGGCGATTTACGATGAAATTCTGATTGGATTTGGTAATAATGTTAACGAAAACATCTTCGACCAAAATCGTTTTGGATTGCTTTTGGGATACAAATTCAACAATACTTTTAGGCTAGAAGCGGGATACATCAATCAAATTTTACAATTGGGTCGCGAGGTAAACGGACGAAACGTAATACAACACAATAACGGATTTATCATTAACACCATATTTAACTTTGATTTACAAAACAAATCTAAAATAATATCGAAATCATAA